A segment of the Nilaparvata lugens isolate BPH chromosome X, ASM1435652v1, whole genome shotgun sequence genome:
TTTCGGCCGAGGAAAATTGGAGTTATGCTCTACACTCAAAACCCACCCACAACTGGAGGACACAGTAAGCATTTTCAACAAACCTAATGGAACCCAACAGGAGGTGGTGGATGCAGGAGAAACTTTTCTAAAGATTCTGTACAGTGGTGCAAGACTTAACTCTCTGCCAAGTCTGCTTTTAGGAGTAAACATAGCCTCCCAAGACTTCCACCAACTGAGGATGCTGTACGTCATCACTTCTGCCACCTAATCCAATCTTGACAGCAAGCTGAAACATGTTGGTGCTCTGTGAGTGGTGATAGCAGTGTTCTTCAGCCTTCACTAATGTCACAGCAGCCTGCACCAGAGTCTCTTCAGCACATTGTGTCCTGCTAATGTAAAACTGGATGCAGTAGGGCATATAAATGCATCAAAGCAGGACTGAAATGTTCACCCATCTGCAAAAATTGCGATGGGGTAAACTGCGAAAATATGGTGGTGGCAAACCTTGAGAATGAAGATGACCTGTCCCCGGACTCAGGCAACCCTGAAAATGATGATGACAATGAGGCCGGCAGAGCACCAGGAGATAAACAACAAACAACCTGGCCCATCCAAACGTCCACGGAGGCAGTAATAATAGGTATGACTTCCTCAAAACTGGAGTAACCACTAGAGTAGATTTTATAGTTCTTACTGGAGTAGGGATTATTTACCTAAGAGTGAGTTTATAGTCCAGTGAGAGTTGATGCAACGTTTCCAAATCAGCAGATTATAAATAAAAGTACATTCATATTTCATGTTTAAACCTGATGAATTGTTAACGTCGTTTGGTGTTTTGGTGGGGGAGAGGGGGTGTTGAGGAGGCACTCTGCTGTTTCATCCTCAACTGgactatttttatgaaatctaCTCTAGTGAATACTCTATTATTTTCACACTATAACACTGTATAACGTGCACTTTTTATTTCCAACAATGACCGTTTTTAGCAAGTAGCAGTTGGTCTGAATTCACCCAAAAGAAGTTAGCGCCAAATCATTAGTCTCATAAATTAAATCACCACCCTAAAATATACCTTTTTTGTTCCAACTCTATCATTAGTGATTGTATTGACAACTTAGTAATACTCTAATTACGATCGAAAAATACCACATACCACTTTATAAGAAGTGAAAAGGAAAAAAACATAGATTTAGCgatttgaagttgaaaaaaattaacaattttcaacAAGCTATAACTCGCTTCCTATTGGAGATAGAAGAACATTTAGGGgatgaaaattgtagagaagTTAATGCtcataaaaaaagaataaaaatatcaattgaacAATTGGTTTTGGAGATGTAgtgaaaaaactgaataaagtATCAAAATATCTTGGTTTTCAGGCTGCCAAAAGTTATGCCTTGAGAAATTTTGGTGAGAAACCATAGATTACTCTTACTAATACCCAAATGGaccgattaaaacaataaaatcaattaccttaattATTGTTTGGTCGGGCCGCATTATAACGACTATTTGACTGGGCtattataaaattcttaataatttataaaattcttatcctacatattcagtaatttttattcagtCGCAATATATATTTTCCAACATGTAAAAAAGTTAAACAATTTCCCAATCATTATAGGTTcacattataaaattcttatcctacatattcagtaatttttattcagACGCAATATATATTTTCCAACATGTAAAAAAGTTAAACAATTTCCCAATCATTATAGGTTcacattataaaattcttatcctacatattcagtaatttttattcagtCGCAATATATATTTTCCAACATGTAAAAAAGTTAAACAATTTCCCAATCATTATAGGTTcacattataaaattcttatcctacatattcagtaatttttattcagtCGCAATATATATTTTCCAACATGTAAAAAAGTTAAACAATTTCCCAATCATTATAGGTTcacattataaaattcttatcctacatattcagtaatttttattcagACGCAATATATATTTTCCAACATGTAAAAAAGTTAAACAATTTCCCAATCATTATAGGTTcacattataaaattcttatcctacatattcagtaatttttattcagtCGCAATATATATTTTCCAACATGTAAAAAAGTTAAACAATTTCCCAATCATTATAGGTTcacattataaaattcttatcctaCATATTcagtaattatttattgattttaaaacCGAACCGTATCTTTCTCGTTTGTCAATGCTATCCCATATATTTTATACCCTACGTACTTCGTTTGTTCTTTTTTCCCTTTATTGTTTAAAGTTATTTAATAACATAAATGTTTCcttgaaatttaatattttacaattattttattataccTGTGTCTTTTATTTCTACGGTGTACTTATTTAATATAAACTTTAAAATTGATCTTCTGATATCAGACTTGATAAAACAGTTTAGGCCTTGCTGATGCGTtcatttgtacacaatgtgataaataaatttctactcCACAACAGCATACTGTACTCAATATTATATAATGTAGTATAATAGTATATCAGTATATACACTCCaccttatttattttattcaaatacgaTACTAATTTTTTCACAATCAACTTGAACTTTTTTATTGCAGATGATGCCCTCAAGAGGCATGAGCGTTATGATAGTGCGTGCGTAATGGAAAGTGCtagggtgatttgatgagatgatcaaacgtttCCTCAGTCTGAAGGAAGTCACCGACcgacaacaggtcgaaacgtcGTCAAAGTAAGTATTTCCAattcaaaagtgttttcattTCATGCGTTTTCATTTTTAACCTTTTTTTAGTTCAGTCTTGTCTTGTAGTAGGTGCAAAATGTCTATAGCTACCATACTCCTAGTCCTTCTAACTCCCTCTCATTTTGATATACGTAATCCAACTCTAATTTGGCTTCAAGATGCGTTGCAATGTGGTTtaacattttattttgaatggTTCATAGAACTTCTTGTTGGTTGAGTTGTCAAGTTATCATGGATGAGCTTTATTCTGTGTTTAGTCAATGGATCTGTTGCTAACATTCTGCAATTTTGAGAGAAATCTAGCAACACTTTACCAGCATATACGATGAATTTATTACGACTTTTATAATGCCCACATGCTATTGAAAAGAGAGATATTCTTCAAGAAATGTTTCTTATAAGAGAAACTGTTTCATCTACATCATCTTCATTTGTTTAATATTATCAACATAAGCTATTATATATACCGTAGCATGTCAAAAACTTACCCCCAGATAATATTCaaaaagatagatagatagataaatgtattttatttgcactttataacattacaaaaagtgatgtgggcgaagttgaggcaataagagctcCCTCTTCCACTTAACTCACTTAACTCaaaaagcaaaaataataacaaattatgCCTCTCTTTcaataaaccatgtcatgtatTACTATAGGTATATCCAATGAAATATTAATCGGCAATTTGGAGCTATCCCTATGTCATCATTAATTGGAAGTTCAATCCGCGGAATTTTCCAATACTTCCCCAAATCTTTCCAGTCAAACATTCAATCAAGTTTTTAACATGACAATGCCACCAGGCACAGTCAAATCTATCAATTCCCTTTCCAGTGTGACTGAGTGGCTAAAGACGGTATCATCACAGACCATGCCCAGAATACTAATAAGCTGTGGAAAACAATAGGCAGCATTTGCCAACAGCGATGCGTAGTGAGTAGTGAGTAGCACAATTTTCATGCGTACAGTTCACATTGAAATTATGCGTGATCGTCTTTCATCACAAAAGTCTATGCTTATGATTTGACCTGTTTCTGCTCCAATCTGATATCAAATTTCAGGGTCTGTATTGAGTCCTTGATGAGAGGGGAAGAAAATGTGGCTGCTTCAAGTATATAAAGACAACAAATGTGGTGGTGTACCTTATTCTGTGCTCAGTGGTTCACCAACTCTGAATCCCAGTTATCATTTTCTGTTATTCGATTACAAAAAATCAACTCTGATATTTGTTCCATACATTTCTCTACACTATTAATTCGGAGttacttttaaaataatagtttatttatacgtaagttatttttaatcaaataaCACATCAGTTCACATCAAGATCTCAATCGAAATGGtgagtaaaaataattattctatttttttaatgagcTCTCTAAGGCCCGGTTTGTAGGACACTTATTAAACCTAACGGACCATGGTAAATTCGATTCAATAAGTGTCCTAGCAATTGGGCTTAATCGCCTCTATTCCATAACTACATAACAAACATACAATTATTGCTATATCTTTTAAGACATGCAATTGGCAAGTTTTAGCCATATATCTTATTTAACAATGTTAAGGTTCTACCAGAGGAGGTACACCTCGAAACACTTGCTGTAAATCACACCTGGAATGCTCCATTTGcattaaaaatttattgtgTAAAATGTGATTTATGAtggaatttttttgaaattcaacaaaCTGTTTGCTTTATCATATATACAGTATGGTGGTATCAGGTAGATATTTTATGTCAGTATATAAGGATTGTATGAATGTCTACAGTATACGTACAGTACACTTCACGATAAATGGgataaatacaaacataatcacataatataattatattattttcaattaaatagaaGCAATTTATATATCTGAAATTGTGCCTCTATCCCCGCATTATGGTCATGATTGTCTCCCATTCACAAGCTTTAGtaatgtatttcaataataaattcataattcaatttattggtAAATACAATATCAGAACTGTATTGTAATTCATAGTTTTGTGGTAATTTTCATTAAAACGTAATATTCTCAAAAGAAACTCTGATAGATTGAATTTTGTGAATAATTctctaattttcaaatttgtaaaaatcaaaatcaaattgttttattgtttacatcagTTTAGAACGAAATACACCACATCAACCAATCATCTTATCAGATATAAATAGTAATTAATAAGAGACAATTTTCAAcatgttcaatataaataataacaaggaatcaatattattgtatcttgaaaacattaacaatgatttacttcaaacttataatagtttatacataattttaattataatccTGGGACGACGGTGAAAATGTACCTTAAAATGTATCACAACCAAGTATTATTGCTCTTATTATTTGTGAATAACACTTAaagattcattcaatcattatttattcattaaaacaaAACGAatcattcttctttttttatgTATTACTTCTTGTAAGTGGTTTTGTGATTGTGAGTTTAAGAAAATTTGTTTGCACTATTACTGTCCCAAATTTGtggagaatgaataaatatgttttttttttcaacagaAGCTGACTTGGACAATTTTTCTTGAAGCTCCTTCGTCCATTCGTCATTTATCCAGTTTACTGTTGTTAGCAACTCTCTTCCTATCAGCATACAGTTTACCCGTGAAAGAGGACTACAAGAATATTCAGAATGGTACTGGGAAAAATTTGATATTGGGTGGAAAACACTACCCTATTCCGCCTGGTACTGACAAATCACTGTATGGAAAATACTTCGAGGGTGATATCTTCATGGAGAAGGCACCGGTgaatatttatgatttatttatttattcttacaataagTACCTTACATCAACATAGGATAGATGaggaaaatacaaacaaatcacataattctattcttttatttcttgattcaattatattaCTATGTTGACTAAACTTAATATTATAGTTGTGATTAACAATTAAAGCTGAAACTAATTAACTTTaccatattttccaataaataatatgcAATACTCCGACACCGTAAAAAAATGACCAGATTACTTgcaaaaattttcatttatttgcctacctaatttttaaaaaaagtatCATAACTATAGCTCATATTCATGAGTAAAAACATTTTTCGATAAATTAATGGATGTTATTATAAGGTTTATCAATTCCCTActgaattaatgaattattcaacatttatttattttcatataacACTGTAACTTTCCAGTGACTACTGTGTCAAGCACCTTTTTAAACAACAGCCAAGCAAAAGGTATTTAAGTTTTGACAAATGTGTCAAAAAACAGATCAGAATATATTCGCGCTTCCCGCTTTTTCTATTACCTCTTTTATCAGAATATATTCGCGCTTCCCGCTTTTTCTATTACCTCTTTTATCCTAAttaatcttcgaatgtttttattagcaaattatacatttttcacTTTGTCTCTTTGTTACAGTTTGGaatacttttttcattattgTAATGTGGGTGAAATGTAAtttgtgaaaattcaaaatattcaaccaCTCCAAATAAGCTTTGAACGTGGTTCAAATAtctttcaaatatattcaaaatatctcTCCAGTAGATATTTCAGTTTCATAGCATCTTTATGGCATGAAATATCACAAACctgagaattttaaattttgtgtCAACAGTCAATAATTACAAGAACAATTAAATCGCTAATTTTCCTTTTACATTTCCTTATTAAATAatcttattaaaaatatttttagttaTATAAGGTCGATAATCGTGTTGATATGGTGAGTACTGTTTTGGGAAAATCATTGCCATGGAGATTCCAAAATTATAAGTTGGCTTGACTAAAATTAATCTCTATTacgtttgaataatttttttatgcctaCTAATTGCTTCACACAGCATTTCTGAAATCAAGTGAGGAAAATTCATAACATTCTCTGCTTTCTTATTATTCATGGGTGAGAAAAATCATATGAGTTTCATGTGTTTTGTTCATtcagtatattttttatttagtacTGAAGCATACAAACACAATCTAAAATTCTTGTTTCCAATTtccagtaaaacaaaaatttattttgaggAGAATGgattctatttgaaaaattttaatatttgacaAAGAATTGGAACCAGAGAAAATGTATCTTTTAGTTGAATTTTTTTCGGATTGGTTTCTACGGTTTTGCAGATTTGACGCCTAGGGATGAgctgataataaattttgaaaatatattgtagATAATGACAATCAGTATTATcatcaatcatattataatctGAGAGTATTAGACTAGGCTATGATAGTCCAAgattaaaattgtatttttttaactAATAAAAATGTTTGGTTTAAGAGGATCCAAAGCATATTCTTTACACATGGTATTTCTCAATCTGTTTTATTATcatgagaataattttattaaagacATTTGAGAAAGATAAAAATTGATGAGTTCATTGTGCATCATGAAATAAATCATTGATTTCAAAAACAAGACACAACAGTCACATAAAGATATTTCAATAGATAGTAGATGTACTTTATCATTAAATTGATTCGACttgcattttttttaaattctggaGGGTTGGACCCACCTCTAATCATAGTTAGTCATCATTAACTAACTCAGTCATCTAGCAAATAACCCACGCCTCTTAAAAGTTGTAGGCCCTATACTTATCATTTATATACAGCATTTGGACAGAAAATCgaattgagaaatatttctgATTATTTATGTGCTAATGAGTAGACCTCATTCATTGCTGCAGCAtcacaattttaattaatttctgaataaactataaatttcgTAGTTCGAATATAACTGTCATGAAAACCGTTGAAAATAAAGCagtattttattctatatttcagAAACCGGGAGGGAAAAACGCAGTTTCTGATCCTGACTTACTCTGGCCTTATGGTGCAGTCGTTTTTAAAGTTGATGATAATGTTGGTAAGTATCAAAAgatttattgtttttgtttaaatcCGTTGATTGATCGATTTTTTTAAGTAAACTCCATAATGCACAcacatttttttagaaatttatgGTTGACTGAACAATTTCATTTAAacctatcatcatcatcagtattctgccctagggcaggtatatgattcctccttctccattcctctctgtcCAATGAGGAGTATTTTCCCTCCTCCCTGACATCATCCACCATCTTCACTATCCTCCGCCTCAGCACCCTACCTCCCTAACATTGCCGTCAAAAGAAGGCCTCCATGCCTCAGCAAGTGAACCAGCCAGTTCCGCTTCCATCTCCTTATTACTGAAAAATATTCCTTTCCACTCCTAATCATTTAAACCTATGCATAcctttttattgtttttgaaaatcattttgcatgaagaaattctTTGAGATCAATTATAAATGGAAATTTTTGTTGAagattttgtttattgaatgaaaCCACACATTTAGAGAATTTACAAGGGGTGGATAACGGTGAAGAATTGATTCCGTACtgtatcaatttatcaaaataaaattgtttatgaCAATTTCTAGcagtttattttaataaagaTATCCAAcactatattcatttttttagtcaaaatataataaacttTACCGTACATAGCTAGTGTACAACATTTCTCATTGGGGAAATGTATATTTTGTTACTGTGTATAATATCATACCAACGAATTAGGGATATCGATAGATTCAAAATTTGGATTTTAAGTTGTTTCTTCAAATGTAAGTAAGGGAAGCGGTTTGACTGAGTGGTCGCGCAGCTAAGCTATCGCTTAGATAAGTTGACAAATTatgcgcctgctactcccgttCTAAGGGACCACTTGAGCCAAtccctctgaatatgattcatgagttgaaaaatcgctTCCTGGTGGTTTGGTATTCACCTAAAACTGTGAGTCCACTCATCTCTTATCattatgttattattatatcatctcTTTATCATAGCTCCTGCAAAAAAAGAGTTGGAACTAACAAGACTACGAAATTTAATGACTCAATTGCTTTTTGAAAATATGTCATAATTAAgtaagtttgttttttcaaaacatcaataacagAAATCCCTGTACAGAATGACTCATTGGTGTTCTATTCAATCAAGATATTTGGTTTGGATGCCTggatattattgttgatttttttaacAGTAcagttgaaatatattttaggATGCCCTGAGTCACCACAATGTGAAATTCTCGCCAAGGCACTCAACCACTATCATGCAAAATCTTGCATCAGATTCAAAGAATGGACTGGCGAAGAAAATTATGtacacatatttttcaatactgaGAACAGGTTTGTATTGTTTTATAGTGATTAACTTTATTTGTTAGTTTTCCCACTGTAATAAAATATGCACTCAAATcccaaaatagaataaattcaatatgatatttatttatccaatgATACACAATACATaactcattaaaattattgaggaaggaccaacaggcacagcccaaaactgatcctttcccgaatttcgattcataCTCTACtagtccagaaagtaagttatgtttcattcacttttgaatttgagtCCTATTTTCAATGCAAACActgaaaacaagaaattttgaaCTCAGGTTGTTTAAAACCTGAATTCAATAACTAAATTACACTCACTAATCattaaaaaaagtaaaattgtgagttactttaaaattgcaatagaaGCTTATTATAGCCTACattatgaaacaaaaatctGAACTAATATGTTATCAATTTgcaattgtataaatatttaggtGGTTGATAGcacaataatttgaattttgggtAGAAACATTTAatgtttctcaaaaataattaaatgaattattctcAAAATTCCAAGAAAGATGTTTTTATTGTCAATAATTACGGAGtctcaataaaaacaatttaaattataagGTTCTGTAACATTCAATATCAAGGCACGTTTATCACGCATTTACAGAAACAGACTGACCCAGTTACAGTAATTGTAAATTTATACTGGACCAAATCACATACAGTTTATACTATAACAAAGCTTAGTCGCTCTATGTATGCATTTCATTCATACTCTGAAAAatgtgaattgtaaaataaaattattgaaactaaTATTGGTCTTATAGTTTTTGACAAAGCTCAAACATTAATGATAGGAGCTAGATAGAGTATTGAATAAGGGTCAAAATATAGTGGAGTGGCGGAAAAGGGTAAAGGGTAGCGGAAaaggtagctgagagtgttGAAAAGTAAGGCATGTATTCAAATGTGTCAGAGTATAGTGCAGGGCAAAGTCAGGGTGCAAGGTGGAAGGAAGTGGAGGTATTGCAGCAATGTTAgatatatacatttttaataaaacaataaaaaatcttatagcaccctttatttttaaaaaaaaactttaaaatagtttaaaaataaaggatgctataagattttatattgttctattaatttaaaaagtagcccatgtcaacgaagtgtttttatacatttttaagcATCTCGGTTACCTTTTCTGCTACACTATGTTTTTACTCTTATGAGGTagaaaatttgaacaaaacaagtGGTGCTAGTGTTTATTGtgtaatgtttattttttcagtgGTGCCTGCTGGTCACCTGTGGGCCGCATTGGTTCCGGTGAACAGCGATTATCATTGGGCCAAAGGTGCTGGTACTTTGGAATAATTGTTCATGAGCTTGGTCATTCAATTGGATTTTGGCATGAAATGAATCGGCCCGATCGCGATAGTTGGATCTATGTGTTTTGGAGTAACATCATCCCGGTAAGTCATCCAACTTAATTTTCAGTACAATGCTCTATTTTTAAAAGGGTTGGACTGGGCTATGTTTATGAAATATACACACACCCAAATAAAAATAGTCACAAATATAGGCTTAAAGATAAAATAGCATCTTGAAATTAGAATGGTCACTCAAATTTTAAAAAGTGTGAGAGTGAAAAACAACCAAGTGTATAAAAATCAACTAGGTATAATTAGTTgtagaatttttcaatatttaaccATGTAACCCGATAAGCATTTCTCTGCATGTAATACTTAGTTTACGTCATCTTATACTCTATAGACCTACACGGtatataattcaaatttgattatgtataattatattaatgattgGTCGTtgatcaattaatatttttagttgATCTTTATGGAAACTTTTGTCTGTCTATGCATATGGAGAGCATTTCTTTCTAAGATTTGATATTAAAAACTGCTATTATTTTAACTGCCATACCTACTCAAGTTGAAGTAGAATCTTTCAATATGAGCGTATGGTTTCGCAGTGGTTTAAAGGACAgagaaaattcaataattgatgtgTATGTGTGTACACATACAAACAAATGTGTAGCCTCTTAGATGATTTGTCAGAATGTGATGTGAGATGACAAAGAAACAAGCATCCACACTGAGCTTTTttatacattcatttatttggtATTTACATTATCATTCCTATAGCTTCAAACGTGGGTACAAAGAATGAGTATTAGAACGTATTCTAGTAATGTAGAATCACTGAATTGTAGttcattaatttgaattttttattgcggatgatgctcacatgagctttTAGCTTGCGCGTGGTTAATGGAAGTTACGAGGGTGATttaatgagatgatcaaacgttcaTGCttaccggcgggattcgaacccgtgaccaggtagcgctagcagactgaagggtgcaacgccttagtcgcCTCGGCTACCTGGCTGTGTTGACAAAGTCCTTTCATACTTTATCTACCATATAatcttattaaaataatattaatcaaagTTGATTCAATCTGCATAAATTATCTGAAAGAATTTTTTACATGAATAACCCAACATAagtaatagattatttttatattgccAGGGATACGAAACAGCATTTGCAGTTCATGACGATAACTCAGTCGATATGCTGGGCGAGCGATTCGATTATAAATCTATAATGATGTACGACGAGTATGCATTCTCTAAGGTAaagttattatttgaaatcaaaatccaaaataacacatttttttgtaaattgtcactcaatgttttgttgattagCTGTCAACAGAATAAAAAGACACCTCAAGAATTGAACTGAAATATCCATAtacttttcaactttattttgtCAAATTCCTTTTTATGGAAAATAAACTATTCCCAAATAACGTTACcaaaatatgattaataattattatttatcacatattatttatttatgttctcCGTTTTGAACTCAGGATGGTATCTCACCCACTCTCCAAGCGAGAAATTATGAAGAGATTGGTCCCATCTGGAAGAAGCGAGGATTGAGTGGAAGTGATATAAAAAGGCTGCAAAAACTGTACAAATGCAGAGGTGTGTACACAATTATTTACCACTAATTTCACAAATATAATACAAGACATCATTTTACGTTACTTTTGTGTTGGTTTGAACTACTTTTGTGACCTAAAAACaactttatattatttgttctgaaaaatatactaataatgtaagctatttttattgtttatccgattaatattattatctatttatgtGTCTTAATTAAtaacatacaatattataaactgTACGGTAGGTACTTTTTTATCGATTTGATAATTGCTtattagattttattttataatacatttttatccatattattttcagttgtTTCTTATAAGTGAAAATAGTATTAATTTGTGGTTCTAATTTTCTCTGATTATTGCATTTTCATCTAATTAATGAAGATGCTTCTTGAGCTGTGCCAGATGAAATTATCATGAATTTCTCCCTactgtaccttattattttattctttttttta
Coding sequences within it:
- the LOC111045362 gene encoding zinc metalloproteinase nas-7 isoform X1, which gives rise to MKLTWTIFLEAPSSIRHLSSLLLLATLFLSAYSLPVKEDYKNIQNGTGKNLILGGKHYPIPPGTDKSLYGKYFEGDIFMEKAPKPGGKNAVSDPDLLWPYGAVVFKVDDNVGCPESPQCEILAKALNHYHAKSCIRFKEWTGEENYVHIFFNTENSGACWSPVGRIGSGEQRLSLGQRCWYFGIIVHELGHSIGFWHEMNRPDRDSWIYVFWSNIIPGYETAFAVHDDNSVDMLGERFDYKSIMMYDEYAFSKDGISPTLQARNYEEIGPIWKKRGLSGSDIKRLQKLYKCRGNRPLTGFPYDITCSFNKDTCGFKNGLTAAWNWRTVNSTDGYVYTSYESAGGALGQFTSVNFHPISSKDKTRGPLGCVRFWYLLQGDGKASIKLQHSYLQKVTQLNPDPDTTFDLWENDTVTGDWIHVEVPFYITRPFKLIFQSQFESEASYGTIALDDVEILYSQCTNDTIITASISSLGSNTQQSVTDHPITSKYQAPPPPPPTPDSKPETSTLQDESNEMLFDEGIESDENGEDYLTNKVKV